In Bacillota bacterium LX-D, the genomic window AGCGCCAGATGGCCGCATTGACCCAAGACTTACCACAAGAGCTGCCAGCGGGCTTTCCGAGAGTGTGCCTCTGACGGCGGTTTTCTGGTGCAGCAGGAGTTTGTCACCGAGCTTTTAAAGCGTACCTATGAGACGGGGGTTCTTGCTTCAAGAGTCAGTAAGATTCCGCTTTCCACTAATGCTAACGGGCTGAAAATCAATGGCGTGGACGAATCCAGCAGGGCGAACGGCGCCCGCTGGGGCGGCATTCAGACCTACTGGGAAAATGAAGCCGACCAGCTTATCGCGTCAAAGCCCAAATTTAGGGTGATGGATTTGTCCCTTAAAAAATTGACCGGCTTTTGCTACGCAACTGATGAACTCTTACAGGATGCGGCAGCCCTTGAGAGTGTGCTCCGTCAGGGCTTTGCGGAGGAATTCGGCTTTAAGATAGACGATGCCATCCTGACAG contains:
- a CDS encoding phage major capsid protein; its protein translation is MQQEFVTELLKRTYETGVLASRVSKIPLSTNANGLKINGVDESSRANGARWGGIQTYWENEADQLIASKPKFRVMDLSLKKLTGFCYATDELLQDAAALESVLRQGFAEEFGFKIDDAILTGTGTGQPLGILNSDALVKVPKESGQTELLKVDNLFNMWSRFWGRSRTNAVWYINQEIEPLLFTVKIGDVPVYIPAGGLSEAPYATLINAV